The genomic window CATGGAAGCAGGCACCGAAACCAAGCAAGGATGAGCTGAGACAAGCTGTCTTCTGTATATTGGGTGCTGCAAATTTTGCCACGGTGAGATACATTCTACATCATTGATCTTTAACATTTCCTCCATTCACCGTCAAATCTTGATATGTTTCTCTTGTCTTCACCAATTTTAGATGACTTTTGGAGAGGTTGTAAAAGCAGTTGGTATGTCTTTGCTTCCTCCTCCCTTTTTAATTACTAGTTGATATCTGCAAATCTTTTCTGATGGGTTTCCATATCTTCAGACAAGTACTTTGGCAAGGATTTGTTCAAGAGAAAGCCGCTGGTAAGGGCCTTGATAGAGGAGGAGCTGTTTAGGCTAGCCAAGGCGGCTGAGAGGAAGGAAGTGGAAGAGGAGGAAGCAATGGAAGCAAAaataaaagccgaacaagctgccaAGGACAGCAGCGCAAGGGATGGAAGAGTTGAATCAGAGATAGACAAGGAACATGAAGTTGAAGCTGATCCAGACGGTAAATCTAAGGATGCTGAAAAGATTGGTAACAGCAATAGTAGTGAAGAAGGTGGTAAAAGTGGGATTTGTGTGAAGACTGGTGAGAAGGGAAacagcgccgctgccgccgctgagaATTTACAAGATGGAAAGGCAGAAGTTGACGACACGAGGAAGAAAGGAAACAGTGATGGTTTTGGCAAGGATTGCGAGGCTGAAAAGGTTGTGCAGAACGCAAATGGCGATGGTGGCATAGAAATATTGGGAGATGGTAAAGCTGAAACTGCGAATAATTGCAGCGGTAACACCATAGGAGGTTCTGGAGAAAAAGATGGCGGATCTGAAGAAGGCAGGGCTGAGAATGATGCAGAAAATGCTGGTGACTGTGAACCTGAAGAATCTGAAACTAATGAaccagaagcagaagcagaagcagaagatgTCAAATCTAAGGAAGCCCGTGGCAATTAGATCGCCCTATCCCCTATGGTGCTAACTAAATGTGGCAAAACAAAATAGATGCCAGGCAATATGATTACTGAAGCGAGTCGCGGATGATGATGGTCGAGCGGAAGATTCCGAAGGCACCAAAACTGATGTAGGTTGAAGCTGCTTTATGGACGATGTGAAAACTGATGTAGGCTAGTTTATGGAGGATTAGATTTCCATGCGGAGGACAGAATGTTGTGTAAATAGTGCTTGTTGTATCGACCTTCCTTGTTTAGCTCGAAGAGTCTTTCCTTTTCCTTGCTTGACTTGATGATTAGCTGCTCTTTTTTTGTCCAGAGCTGCTTTACTCCAATGGGCGGGCGGGCGGACGGACGGCCTGGATTGGTCTGACATGGCAGTGATCGACGGTTGTGGAATGTGACAGGTGGCACATGCTTATCGACAGACCAACGGCTGGGTTGGCTCCACGTTCACAGCTCCATCCCTTCTTATCCGCGCAATCCAACGGACCGGACCCAGCCAAGCCATTCCCCAccaccctctccctcctcttcttgtCGCACTGCACATAATAGTCTCCAAAGATTGAATTTTCGTACAAGTGTCCTTCCTTCCAGTTAACTTCATGCTCCTGCTTGATCAGGCTAGAGTGGTTTGATTGCTTCTTGATTTGAGACACAGATCGGGGAGAGGAGCCATGCCGGAGTCGGACAACGACTCCGGCGGGCCGAGCAACACCGGCGGGGAGGGGGAGCTGTCGTCGCCGCGGGAGCAGGACCGCTTCCTGCCCATCGCCAACGTGAGCCGCATCATGAAGAAGGCGCTCCCGGCCAACGCCAAGATCAGCAAGGACGCCAAGGAGACGGTGCAGGAGTGCGTCTCCGAGTTCATCTCCTTCATCACCGGCGAGGCCTCCGACAAGTGCCAGCGCGAGAAGCGCAAGACCATCAACGGCGACGACCTCCTCTGGGCCATGACCACCCTCGGCTTCGAGGACTACGTCGACCCCCTCAAGCACTACCTCCACAAGTTCCGCGAGATCGAGGGCGAGAGGGCCGCCGCCACGTCGACGTCAACCGCGCCGCAGCACCTGCCCGACAATAATGCCACCGGTTACGCCGACTATGGTGGCGCCGCTGTCCCCGCCCCGGCCCGGGGAGGCATGATGATGATGGGGCAGCCCATGTACGGCTCACCGCCGCCGCAGcaacaccagcagcagcagcaccaacatcaggttgcaatgggAGGGAGAGCGGGCTTTCCCTATCACGGAGGCAGCAGCGGTGGCGGCGGGTCGTCTTCTTCGTCGGGGTTCGGATGGAAAGAGGGGTGACATCTTTTCTTTTCTTGTCGTTTTGAGCTGACCAAAGTGAGTGATTTCAACATATGTTCCTCTCTTGGATGAAGCCGTGACTTGTAGCTTAGGGAAATCCATTCAGTACAAGGAGGAATAATTGTTCAGCAAATCAGTTTTCTTCTATAAACAGGAGGAATGTATAACTACGAGTCTACAAATCATACCTGGGAAGCTCTCCATGAATTACTTGTTTAACAACATGGCGAGACACAATACCAATATATTGATGTTAAAAGAACTCATGATAGGAACCCCgcgacctactccctccgtcccataatataagagcgtcgtatattatgggatggagggagtaccaatAGTACTTTGGTAAGCTACAAATGGAAAAGAGAGGTGAACTCTTTGCATCGAGTTAAGCGGCTCTGTTTCGTCCTAGACATCTCAAAAGAGCTTTGGTCTGCCTATGGCCACTGTTGATGCCTTACGTTCTTGTGTACTGGATCTCACATACTTTTGATTCCTCTCTAATCCTCATATTGATATGTCTCCTGTTGTCACATGTGTTTTCAATTCTTCAGTTCTCCTGCAAATAGATTTTGCTTGATTTATGTGTTTGTCCCCTGCATCATGTACTACTATGTCAAGCCACCAACAAGTTAAAAGAAATGAAACGATTTAACCGGATGTCTACTCGAGTGAAGTTCCAGAGGCatgtattcctcaaaaaaaaaaaattaaaaaaaatccagaGGTATGTATAAGAGGGGAAGAATTATTAACGCAAGTGAAAGTCGGTGGAGGATCGATTTGTTTTCATGTGGTCAATGCTCACAAGTTACAATAGATATGTCGTTAATCGCCTTGAAAGCTCAAGACAGCAAGAAAAGGTTAGCTACGCTAAGCAGTTCCTACTTCGACCCTGCGGTCTGAACAGACGCGAGTTACCGGCAAATTCATAAAATTGAAATGTCTGCATTTCATTTCTGCTACTCTACCTCATTTGGGAACCACAAAAGTTCGACATATGTCTCACTCTGAGATGGAGCCGCAGCTTCTAGCTTAACTTCATCCAACATATAGAACAATTGCTCGACCCATGTTCCTCAAGCCTCCTGTTCCCACATGTTTTTTCAACTCTCCTGCTCTCCCCTCGCAAATCATTTCCCTTTGTGTGTGTGATTTCCCCTACATGATATACAAAGCTAGGTGCGTAACTACGCACCCAGGGGAAGGTGCATGCTACCAGACAAGTTAAAACAAAGTGAAACGATGTAACGCGATATCTAGTCCGGTGGAGTTGGAGCAGTATATATAAGCGGGGATCTTATAAACGCAAGCGAAAATCGGAGCGCCTATCTGTTTTCATGTGACCAATGCCCATGAGTTACAATATATGCATATCAACATAAATTGTGCAAACCTACCAGTTCACTTGGAAAGATACTAGCCAATGCACCATAAAAACTTGAGCTACCGCGGAAAAGTTGGGTACATTAAGCAATTTCTACTTAACTTCAATATTTAAACATGCTGAAGTTGCCAGCAAACAAAGAAAACTGAAATATCCGCACCCTCGACTCTTCGCTCTTTCAACATGTTTTCAGTATGACATCGTTCATAATAACATGCTCATTTTATTACTAATCATAGCTATCGAAGCTGCTGGTAGAAAATATTTTCTTACATACAGGTAGAAAATATAAGTGATTCCGTATACATGGTGCCGTCAAGTGAATCACACAAGTATCTAATCCATTTTTTCTTATACACGTGCTGCTAATTACAACCATCATATGCAGTTTCCAATACCTAATTAACAGTGCATAGATAATTAGATATGTGAACCGCACACAACACGGAAAATCGAATGAGTTGCTCTCGTCAAAATCAGGCGGCTCCAGGCCCTTCTCCATTCTCACCGTTGGCCGCGCCGGCCATGGTGCCCACGGCAGCGCTGCTACTAGGCGACTCGTCACTGGTGACAGCGGATGATACACCGTCCATCTGCTCATTTACGGCAGAGTCTGCCGGTCTAGGAGCATCGGCTGAGCTTGCTGCTGGCTGTGGCTCTTGTCTTGGAAGGGACCTTGGCTGCCGAATGGCGGCCGCGGCCTCTGGCATGGCGACCCCTGGTGGCTGTGGGGGAACCCAGTGGCGCTGGAACGGGCTTTCCTGTGCAACTGGTGTCGGTGCTGGTGCTGGCGCCGGTGCTGGTACCGCTACCGGAGCTGGTGCCGGTGCTGGAGCATCAACGGCGTTGCTGCCCCCAGGGTAGTACGGAGGAGAACCGTAGTAGCCCTCCCGAGTGCCAGGGTTCGATCTGTCATAGCCCATCTGCGGCTGGAACCCGTACCCAGCCCTCGGCACCCGCTGCTGCAAGTACAGAGCATCTAATTTAAGCGTAATTCTAGAACCACTGTCCTGTTTTTTCTGTCTTAAAGGATGATACAGTAGCTTACATCAACATAAGATCTTGGAAATGATCCCGCTGTAGGTTCTGCAGGTAATGGCATGAACGGGTGCCTCCCTGCCCAAACATAACACAGGAGTGAACAAGTATAAGGTAGGAGATATGGTGGTGCCAGCTCAAGTTAGTTCCTTAGTTCTTACCTGAGTCAAAATCACCATTTGGCGTCGTTGTGTACATGTTGGTTTGCTACAAACAGAAACGCTGGGTAAGACATAAGGACTGCAAACCTATGTAAGTACTGACGAACAGGAGGAATATCTACAAGTCTACAAATCATACCTGGGAAGTTCTCCATGAATTAGTAGTTGGCCCTGTTGGTACAATACAATAAGAATGTGGTGAGACACAATACCAATAGATGTTAAAATAACTCGTTAGAAACCCTACAACCTGCCAATCTAGTATTTTATATGCAGAAGGTTCACGTAAGCAAGGATCTGGGTGATAGTAATTGAATTCAAAATTAACAGAATAATGTGCCCCTATAATGCATAAATATTGATTTCTAACCATTCCATGGTCCAGGTTGAGCATGCTCTTCCAACATATTGTACTGCGAAAACCGATTCTCCCTTGTATGATGTAAGGTCTCGCTCAAGGATTTCAACACCTCTGCCTGAGAATCCAATGCTTCTGTTAACTTTACAAGTATCTTCTTATCTGTGAACAAGAGAAAACCACTAATGTAATCAAACTCAAACAATAATGGTTATCCTCGAGCAAGAATATGCTAAATTATTAAGAAATGTTTTGAACCTTCTTCCTTTGAAGCCAGCAATTCTTGGTTTGTTTTAGCAATAGCAGAAAAGGCTGATGAGGAAGCTTCCATAGCCTCTTTAATTTCATCATAAAGCTTGGATTTCAGATCGTTGTCCGCATTTTCATCTCCTTCAGAAACGACTCTACGGGTCCAAGATTTTAGCCTAGGCAGGAACAATTTCTGTGCAAAATACACACGCAAACAAAGTTAATCCCTCAATTCTTCCACTAAAATCATGACCATTTGCAGAACACACAAAATACCTTGATGATGACAACTGAACTAGCTCCAACTCCAAGGAAAATACCAGCACCAAGGAGTGTATGATACCAGCTAAATTGTGTCTGTGTTTGTGGGACTATATGACCAGTGGCGACAGAGCCAGTTGGCGCTTGTGGCGTCTGAACTGATGCGTAAGGCTGCACCCCCGCAGATTGATTTGGATTGCTTGCTGGAAGCACAGAAAGCAAGACAGCCTTTTAGCATATAAGTTAACAAACATGGTACGCTTCTCTGAATATGGCAAGATTTCAGGACAGAACTTTGAAGCGTAGATATTAAATGTCATGCAAGGAAGACATTCTTCTATTTTGAATAGGCTAGCTGCCAGCAAGAGCGACTGTAGACTTATTCCGGATTTCCATGTGAGGAATCAGAATAGCATAAGGACTATTTTCAACAATCAAAAATATCTTATAATTAAGTATTTAGTCATACTATTTCTTCTGAAGCTATCCTAGTAATTTTTCAGAAACAAGATGTGTGTCTGAACTAGATGAATACCCCTTGAAGAAAACACCATTTAGATGCATTACCTAAAGTACTTTTGTTCGCATCATCAGATGATAAAAAAGAGAGTAAGTTCAATCAAAGTTACATAAATACTAGATGCTGTGTGCAAGGCATAGACCGGACATTATGTAAAGATCCATCCAATTAGACAGCAAACAAATTAACAGAGTAATATGATGATGTCACTGTAAACCGTTACTTCATTAGCTCAACCATTCAGCATGTGGAGATACCTTGTTGCGAACCAACAGCCGCAGCATCCGTACTGCTTGTCGGCGGATCCTGCAAGACATCAAGCCATTCAGGAAAGGAACACTTGACCCTCTTCTCATTTTCTCAGTTAAACATTCAAGCGGAGGTGGCCGGGAAATAGCAACTTACAGGAACCCGGCGGAAGGCCTCGTCGATTTCCTCCTTGGTGAGCCCTTTCTTCTCCAGGAAAGAGTACCTGTAGGACACCGGAGAACCCTTCACCTTCGGATGCGCGAGGAAATTGACGGCGTTCTGCACGTAATCCTCCCGCACTGCCTGTGGGGCTTGGAGTACCAGATTTTCCGAGGATCCGCCTCCGCCGGAACCATCTGCAGCATTAGAAAAGTTAAAAATATATATACAGTTTCACTCTAAGAACAGTGCAAGTCTGACAAAATTAATCATTCAACATCAGGGATTGACCACTTACAACTCTTGGGGAAAACAATTAGGGGGGGAAAGAATTTTCAAAGTTCCTATGATGCTTTAAACCACAATTAGGGGGGAAAGGACCTTATAATTACAAAAGTTCCTATGATGctttataaacttctaaaatttcCAGTCTTGCCTCAAGGTGGAGCATCCAGTCCATAGCCTTGTCTCCATGGAAAAAGTCACCGGAGCTAGACAACCACGAATCATGGAGATAACCCACACGAACTCACTCAGGAACCCAGTTTTACGATTCGCATCAATCTGACGAACTTGGGGGGCACTATCGACTCTCCAGAGGGAAACCGCGGCTGATAAAAACCCTCGCCTCTCGTTCCCCACAAGATCCCCCGCGCAGGGTGGTGCTTAATCGGCGAGGCGCGACGAGGGTTCCCAGGCAGCTCAAGGAATCGGGACGGTTTCGGGCCGGCGGGTTAGGAATCTGACCTTGCGGCGAGGAGCTGGGCGGCTGCGCGGCCATCGGGGGTGTTCACGGCCGCATCAACCACGGAATCTCGCCGacgacaggcggcggcggcggcggcggaagtggaTAATAGCAGGACCGGAGAGAGTATGCGCGTCACGTATATTCACACGTGTTTTATCTTCAGATGAAAATATGGAGAGGAAAAATAGCGAAAAGAACTCTATGCAGATACAAACAACTTTTGTTTTTTAATTATGTGAATCATATAAtaacttttcaaaaagaaattgGCTAGAGTAGAAATTTGGTTAGCAAGAGTGTGTCTTCCTTTGACATCTCACCCCTCTCCCTTCCGCGTCGTCCCCGTGGGGGAccggggggaaaccctagggcgccgccGGCCGGGGGCCTCCACCCTTTTTCTTACTCCCTCGCCGCCCGTTGGTGATGGCGGTGGCGGGATTCCTCTTCCCCCTGCTCGGGTGGCAGCGGCAGTGCAGTTCAGACGAGGGGCGCGACGGCGTGACTTCGAGGTCCTGCGACGAGGCTGCCGACTCTGTGTGGTGGCGTGGAGGGCCTCGCGATGGGTGGCACGCTCATGGCGGTGTGGGCTCTCCTTCCGGATCTCTTGCGACAGGGTGCAGGGGGGTGCGGGTGAGCTGGATGCCGGCCAGTTCCTGCCGGTTCTGTCGCCGGGAGGCTGCAAGTGGCGCGGGGAGGTGGAAGGAACCCTCTTGTTGGGGCGGCTCCCACGTCGTTTAGGTTCTTGTGTCGGCAGTAGGCCGGCGACACGGACTGCCCGCCGGGTATAGAGTCTGATATGGTTCTCCTGCCAAGGGTTGGGTGCTCCCCGAGCGAGGTCCGGCGCATTGCCACCTTGGAGTCGAACTTCTCGGCTTTAGGTTGCCACCGGTCAAGCTAAGGTGGGAGCTTACGACTTGGTTGGTGAGTCATCTTCTCATTGTAACATTGGTGTCGGTCTGGGATGTGGTGGACGGGACAATGCCATGCCGACTGTCGGACCAATGCGCAGGCCGTGGACTTGGTGTTGTCTGAGCTGCTCTCGACAATGGCCGTCGGCAGCCACTGGGCTATGTCCCTCCCGGTACACCGGGAATGGAGGGGATTGTAAGCGTAGGCGTCCCTATGGTGGTGGCACTGACCCTAGCCCGATGACTGATGTCGGGCTTTACCTATCGTGACTTGTTCATTGTGAAGCGGGCGGTTGGCGTTGTCTCGGGGCTTGGAGGCCGAGGCTGCACCCTGGAAGACGGTCCACGTGATGGGTTCTCCGGCGGGCTCCATTGCGACGGTGGTGGCTACTTCTCTTGGTCGTGTCGGCGGCGAGAGATATAGCGATGGGTGGCTCAGGCGCGCTCTAGTTGTGGAGGCACCCTGAT from Triticum aestivum cultivar Chinese Spring chromosome 3B, IWGSC CS RefSeq v2.1, whole genome shotgun sequence includes these protein-coding regions:
- the LOC123068242 gene encoding peroxisomal membrane protein PEX14 isoform X1 — protein: MAAQPPSSSPQDGSGGGGSSENLVLQAPQAVREDYVQNAVNFLAHPKVKGSPVSYRYSFLEKKGLTKEEIDEAFRRVPDPPTSSTDAAAVGSQQASNPNQSAGVQPYASVQTPQAPTGSVATGHIVPQTQTQFSWYHTLLGAGIFLGVGASSVVIIKKLFLPRLKSWTRRVVSEGDENADNDLKSKLYDEIKEAMEASSSAFSAIAKTNQELLASKEEDKKILVKLTEALDSQAEVLKSLSETLHHTRENRFSQYNMLEEHAQPGPWNGPTTNSWRTSQQTNMYTTTPNGDFDSGRHPFMPLPAEPTAGSFPRSYVDQRVPRAGYGFQPQMGYDRSNPGTREGYYGSPPYYPGGSNAVDAPAPAPAPVAVPAPAPAPAPTPVAQESPFQRHWVPPQPPGVAMPEAAAAIRQPRSLPRQEPQPAASSADAPRPADSAVNEQMDGVSSAVTSDESPSSSAAVGTMAGAANGENGEGPGAA
- the LOC100682444 gene encoding nuclear transcription factor Y subunit B-8 gives rise to the protein MPESDNDSGGPSNTGGEGELSSPREQDRFLPIANVSRIMKKALPANAKISKDAKETVQECVSEFISFITGEASDKCQREKRKTINGDDLLWAMTTLGFEDYVDPLKHYLHKFREIEGERAAATSTSTAPQHLPDNNATGYADYGGAAVPAPARGGMMMMGQPMYGSPPPQQHQQQQHQHQVAMGGRAGFPYHGGSSGGGGSSSSSGFGWKEG
- the LOC123068242 gene encoding peroxisomal membrane protein PEX14 isoform X2, encoding MAAQPPSSSPQDGSGGGGSSENLVLQAPQAVREDYVQNAVNFLAHPKVKGSPVSYRYSFLEKKGLTKEEIDEAFRRVPDPPTSSTDAAAVGSQQASNPNQSAGVQPYASVQTPQAPTGSVATGHIVPQTQTQFSWYHTLLGAGIFLGVGASSVVIIKKLFLPRLKSWTRRVVSEGDENADNDLKSKLYDEIKEAMEASSSAFSAIAKTNQELLASKEEDKKILVKLTEALDSQAEVLKSLSETLHHTRENRFSQYNMLEEHAQPGPWNGPTTNSWRTSQQTNMYTTTPNGDFDSGRHPFMPLPAEPTAGSFPRSYVDRVPRAGYGFQPQMGYDRSNPGTREGYYGSPPYYPGGSNAVDAPAPAPAPVAVPAPAPAPAPTPVAQESPFQRHWVPPQPPGVAMPEAAAAIRQPRSLPRQEPQPAASSADAPRPADSAVNEQMDGVSSAVTSDESPSSSAAVGTMAGAANGENGEGPGAA